In Mytilus edulis chromosome 4, xbMytEdul2.2, whole genome shotgun sequence, the following proteins share a genomic window:
- the LOC139521021 gene encoding uncharacterized protein isoform X2 translates to MAAIKQICITIGVLFLFCIIYMIITSPGSIPDDTKFETVTLSDTIGMMIKDSKSNTQHNLNVRKTERRNICVWSHDLLGVWHPRMDICKSVHKDTVTTLVTPFGNLPIHVHDPQKDIWVSRRIINTGSFDKDKILTISKFMESDPNLNFIDIGANLGTYSLSFAKLGRKVIAIDALNLNVQKLCASVNQSHFEDVYLIMNAVSSRHETVSLGADDKNFGGTFIDQNADYIKSVKGKTVSGRHYSNISTIVLDDLLTLPFINLFPKVFIKMDIEGFEHKALERAYQFFDKIFVQGIQIEWIFHRNKSSGQIIVNFLEQHAFIPYNPKDLRQLRKSSMGNWPTQDVIWLRK, encoded by the coding sequence ATGGCAGCCATAAAACAGATATGTATAACAATAGGTGTATTATTTCTCTTTTGCATTATTTACATGATCATCACTAGTCCTGGATCAATACCTGATGACACAAAATTTGAAACGGTAACTTTATCTGATACAATAGGGATGATGATCAAAGATTCAAAATCTAACACTCAACACAACTTAAACGTGAGAAAGACTGAAAGGCGTAATATTTGTGTTTGGAGTCACGACCTGTTAGGAGTTTGGCATCCAAGAATGGATATTTGTAAAAGTGTTCATAAGGATACGGTAACTACATTGGTGACACCGTTTGGTAATCTTCCAATTCACGTACACGACCCACAGAAGGATATATGGGTTTCTAGAAGAATTATAAATACTGGAAGTTTTgataaagacaaaattttaacTATCTCAAAGTTTATGGAATCAGACCCAAATTTAAACTTCATAGATATTGGCGCAAATTTGGGAACATACTCGCTATCATTTGCTAAACTGGGAAGAAAGGTTATTGCTATTGACGCTTTAAATctaaatgtacaaaaattatGTGCCTCTGTGAACCAATCACACTTCGAAGATGTTTATCTTATTATGAATGCAGTTTCGTCAAGACACGAAACTGTTAGTCTAGGAGCAGACGATAAAAACTTTGGTGGAACTTTCATTGACCAAAACGCAGACTATATAAAATCAGTGAAAGGTAAAACTGTTTCTGGAAGACACTATAGTAATATTTCTACAATAGTATTAGACGATCTCTTGACTCTTCCGTTTATTAATTTATTTCCAAAAGTATTCATTAAAATGGACATTGAGGGATTTGAGCATAAGGCTTTAGAAAGAGCATATCagttttttgataaaatatttgtgcAAGGTATACAGATAGAATGGATATTTCATCGAAACAAATCTTCGGGACAAATCATTGTAAATTTTCTAGAACAACATGCATTTATTCCTTACAATCCAAAGGACTTGCGACAACTTCGGAAGTCAAGTATGGGCAACTGGCCTACACAAGATGTAATTTGGCTACGTAaataa
- the LOC139521022 gene encoding heterogeneous nuclear ribonucleoprotein A3 homolog 2-like: MKITICLVLALCSAVSAHWYGGGNYGVGWGNGGGWGNGGGWGNGGGWGLGGGGSYVGAGHVYVVRGGGPWYGGYSGGYGYGGYGYDGYGGNGGGYGYGGYGGNRGGYGYGGYGGSKKGY, from the exons ATGAAGATTACAATTTGTCTAGTGCTTGCCCTCTGTAGCGCAGTCAGTGCCCATTGGTATGGAGGAGGAAACTATGGAGTTGGATGGGGAAATGGCGGTGGATGGGGAAATGGCGGTGGATGGGGAAATGGGGGTGGATGGGGACTAGGAGGTGGTGGATCATACGTAGGAGCCGGACACGTATATGTTGTTAGAGGAGGAGGACCATGGTATGGCGGTTATAGTGGTGGATACGGATACGGTGGATACGGGTACGATGGATATGGTGGAAATGGTGGTGGATACGGATACGGTGGATATGGTGGAAACAGAGGTGGATACGGATACGGTGGCTATGGTGGTTCTAAGAAAG GATATTAG
- the LOC139521021 gene encoding uncharacterized protein isoform X1 yields MFRMAAIKQICITIGVLFLFCIIYMIITSPGSIPDDTKFETVTLSDTIGMMIKDSKSNTQHNLNVRKTERRNICVWSHDLLGVWHPRMDICKSVHKDTVTTLVTPFGNLPIHVHDPQKDIWVSRRIINTGSFDKDKILTISKFMESDPNLNFIDIGANLGTYSLSFAKLGRKVIAIDALNLNVQKLCASVNQSHFEDVYLIMNAVSSRHETVSLGADDKNFGGTFIDQNADYIKSVKGKTVSGRHYSNISTIVLDDLLTLPFINLFPKVFIKMDIEGFEHKALERAYQFFDKIFVQGIQIEWIFHRNKSSGQIIVNFLEQHAFIPYNPKDLRQLRKSSMGNWPTQDVIWLRK; encoded by the coding sequence AATGGCAGCCATAAAACAGATATGTATAACAATAGGTGTATTATTTCTCTTTTGCATTATTTACATGATCATCACTAGTCCTGGATCAATACCTGATGACACAAAATTTGAAACGGTAACTTTATCTGATACAATAGGGATGATGATCAAAGATTCAAAATCTAACACTCAACACAACTTAAACGTGAGAAAGACTGAAAGGCGTAATATTTGTGTTTGGAGTCACGACCTGTTAGGAGTTTGGCATCCAAGAATGGATATTTGTAAAAGTGTTCATAAGGATACGGTAACTACATTGGTGACACCGTTTGGTAATCTTCCAATTCACGTACACGACCCACAGAAGGATATATGGGTTTCTAGAAGAATTATAAATACTGGAAGTTTTgataaagacaaaattttaacTATCTCAAAGTTTATGGAATCAGACCCAAATTTAAACTTCATAGATATTGGCGCAAATTTGGGAACATACTCGCTATCATTTGCTAAACTGGGAAGAAAGGTTATTGCTATTGACGCTTTAAATctaaatgtacaaaaattatGTGCCTCTGTGAACCAATCACACTTCGAAGATGTTTATCTTATTATGAATGCAGTTTCGTCAAGACACGAAACTGTTAGTCTAGGAGCAGACGATAAAAACTTTGGTGGAACTTTCATTGACCAAAACGCAGACTATATAAAATCAGTGAAAGGTAAAACTGTTTCTGGAAGACACTATAGTAATATTTCTACAATAGTATTAGACGATCTCTTGACTCTTCCGTTTATTAATTTATTTCCAAAAGTATTCATTAAAATGGACATTGAGGGATTTGAGCATAAGGCTTTAGAAAGAGCATATCagttttttgataaaatatttgtgcAAGGTATACAGATAGAATGGATATTTCATCGAAACAAATCTTCGGGACAAATCATTGTAAATTTTCTAGAACAACATGCATTTATTCCTTACAATCCAAAGGACTTGCGACAACTTCGGAAGTCAAGTATGGGCAACTGGCCTACACAAGATGTAATTTGGCTACGTAaataa